In Zingiber officinale cultivar Zhangliang chromosome 6A, Zo_v1.1, whole genome shotgun sequence, a single genomic region encodes these proteins:
- the LOC121995074 gene encoding uncharacterized protein LOC121995074, whose product MEDLTVNYNNIITKFTEYTSVKKSEVDLKQKQLEVEEIKAKAALSKSEAKNRCLKLKEYEILNKDTSQMTKEQLIIHECLCNSSSSSSSTSEDEVHVEIDEQAYDPGEELMLLVLQQHQQLMEAYQRRDTRRRRFVQRNREAGHERLVNDYFSITPVYHDEIFRRRFRMRKELFLHIVNALENHSAFFQQKNDTVRRKGLSPLQKCTSTIRQLAYGVPADHLDEYLRMSESTAIRCLFKFCEYIVEIFGDRYLRRPNADDVQRLLQMHDERHGFPVAWKGQFTRRHGSPTIVLEAVASHDLWIWHAFFGVAGSRNDINVLYESPIFNNVLQGNMPEINFTVNDTAYTKGYYLTDGIYPEWATFVKAFPCREDPKRKLFKERQESARKDVERAFGVLQFRWTIVRGPARLSMSSQE is encoded by the exons ATGGAGGATCTGACAGTAAACTACAATAATATTATCACAAAGTTCACTGAGTACACAAGTGTGAAGAAGTCCGAAGTCGATTTGAAACAAAAACAACTCGAAGTAGAGGAGATTAAGGCAAAAGCTGCATTGTCCAAATCTGAAGCTAAGAATCGTTGCTTGAAGTTGAAGGAGTACGAAATATTGAACAAAGACACTTCGCAGATGacaaaggagcaacttatcatACATGAATGCCTAT GCAACTCTAGCTCAAGTTCCAGCTCGACAAGCGAAGACGAAGTCCATGTTGAAATCGATGAGCAAGCTTATGATCCGGGTGAAGAACTGATGTTATTGGTTCTTCAACAACACCAACAACTTATGGAAGCATATCAGAGGAGGGACACGCGCAGAAGAAGGTTCGTCCAAAGAAATCGTGAAGCCGGGCATGAGAGACTCGTCAATGATTATTTCTCTATAACCCCGGTGTATCACGATGAAATATTTCGAAGACGATTTCGAATGCGAAAAGAGTTATTCCTCCACATAGTGAATGCATTAGAGAATCATTCAGCATTTTTTCAACAAAAGAACGATACTGTACGAAGAAAAGGATTGTCACCACTACAAAAATGCACCTCTACGATTCGTCAACTGGCTTACGGAGTCCCCGCCGACCATCTTGACGAGTACCTACGTATGAGTGAATCAACTGCCATCAGGTGCCTTTTCAAGTTCTGCGAATACATTGTTGAAATATTTGGTGATAGGTACTTGAGAAGGCCAAATGCTGATGATGTTCAACGTcttcttcaaatgcatgatgAGAGACATGGCTTTCCTG TTGCTTGGAAAGGTCAATTTACAAGGAGACATGGGTCACCAACAATCGTACTTGAAGCAGTCGCGTCTCATGACTTGTGGATATGGCATGCATTTTTTGGGGTCGCCGGTTCACGTAACGATATTAACGTGTTATATGAATCTCCCATATTCAACAACGTCTTGCAAGGAAATATGCCGGAGATTAATTTCACGGTGAACGACACTGCATATACGAAGGGCTATTATCTAACAGATGGAATATATCCCGAGTGGGCTACTTTTGTTAAGGCTTTTCCTTGCCGGGAGGATCCCAAGAGGAAGTTGTTTAAGGAAAGACAAGAGTCTGCAAGAAAAGATGTTGAACGTGCATTTGGGGTGCTCCAATTTCGATGGACGATTGTCAGAGGTCCAGCTCG ATTGTCAATGTCCTCTCAAGAATAG